A stretch of Vannielia litorea DNA encodes these proteins:
- a CDS encoding cell wall hydrolase, which yields MLNPRRTLPALAVALLSLTTAAAPAHAETVMSTSTAPTAVIEASAPVDPGLDRQLDALLGQERKAFEAVGGKRIKRLATAPRGTYGTPGSIDVKYSAGWIDSQPRVTSGGSEWSCLAEALYHEARGETIKGQFAVAEVILNRVSSRAFPGSVCGVIHQGTGRKYQCQFTYTCDGYSDAIRERGAYERVAKVAWLMLNGAPRTLTNGATYYHTNAVRPSWSRKFKRTAQIGVHSFYRG from the coding sequence ATGCTGAACCCCCGCCGGACTTTGCCCGCGCTGGCCGTGGCCCTGTTGAGCCTGACCACCGCGGCCGCCCCCGCCCACGCCGAAACCGTGATGTCGACTTCGACGGCGCCGACCGCCGTGATCGAGGCCTCAGCCCCGGTGGATCCGGGACTCGACCGGCAGCTGGACGCGCTGCTCGGGCAGGAGCGGAAGGCCTTCGAGGCCGTGGGCGGCAAGCGGATCAAACGTCTGGCGACGGCACCACGCGGCACCTACGGCACCCCCGGCAGCATCGACGTGAAATACAGCGCAGGCTGGATCGACAGCCAGCCGCGCGTCACCTCCGGCGGGTCCGAATGGTCGTGCCTGGCCGAGGCGCTCTACCACGAGGCCCGCGGCGAGACGATCAAGGGCCAGTTCGCCGTGGCCGAGGTGATCCTGAACCGGGTCAGCTCCCGTGCCTTTCCCGGCTCGGTCTGCGGCGTGATCCACCAGGGCACCGGGCGCAAGTACCAGTGCCAGTTCACCTACACCTGCGACGGCTACTCCGACGCGATCCGCGAACGCGGCGCCTACGAGCGGGTGGCCAAGGTCGCCTGGCTGATGCTGAACGGCGCGCCGCGCACGCTCACCAACGGCGCGACCTACTACCACACCAACGCGGTGCGCCCGTCGTGGTCGCGCAAGTTCAAGCGCACGGCGCAGATCGGTGTGCACAGCTTCTACCGGGGCTGA